The window CCCGCTTTAGCTGTAATGCTAATGTCTAGATCATCAACATTGCCGTTCTCATCCTTGCCCATACCTGGCAGGGTAATATTGAGATCCGCTTTAGTCGGATCGACACTCCAGTCTTTGCCTTTTCCCGCTTCAGAGAAGAAAGTCACCCCTCCCATGCGAGTATCATCAGCACGAATACTGGTCAGGCCCATGATCATGGCTTCACCCGAACTCGCACCGATCTGAAACGCCGCTTCACCAAATGAACCGTTAAGTAGACGACGGCCACCGAATGAGGTTGTTTCCGCGATACGGTTTAGCTCATCAATCAAAGCAGAAGACTCTTCGTTTATCGCTTGGCGCTCTGCCGGGGAGTTCGTACCGTTTGATGATTGAATCGCCAAATCTCGCATACGCTGCATCACTGAAGTTGCTTCGTTCATCGCACCTTCCGCCGTTTGAGCTATCGAGATACCATCGTTCGCGTTGCGCATCGCCACATCTAGGCCACGAGACTGAGCAGTGAGACGGTTCGAGATCTGTAAACCTGCCGCATCGTCTTTCGCGCTGTTAATCTTGTGACCTGACGATAAGCGTTCCATCGAAGTATTTAGCTCGTCGGTCGCTTTGTTTAAGTAACGCTGCGCGGTCATCGCGGAGACGTTAGTACTTACTGTTACAGCCATTTTGCTCTCCTATGAGTTCGCAATCTTTGCGAAGCGGCCAGCTTTACTCTCATTTGGATAAGCACCGGCCGTAAAAGTTACTCACTAAATCTGCCTGAACACAGGGTTTAGCATTTAAAAATCCGTTCTGATAATCTCAATACAATTTGTATGCCAACTTAAACCCCATATAAAAGTCGAATAACAATGCAAATAGAAACAATCACTTACACAACAAAACTGCGACTGAGTTCAACAAAGATCAAATCGAGGTACCGAATTTTGCCGCTGTCGGTAACAACATGCCGCTTAAACGCTTACATCTTGCTTGGTAGTTTTTCGCTCTTAAGGCATGGCACATAAGGCATTAAAATCTTACCAAACGGTTCAGTTAAAACTGTGTATAAGGGCTCTAAATATAATTAAACAACGTCAGGTCTTTGGTTTTACCAAAAGCTTGTTGTGAGGCTTGCAGAGCACGTGAATTCTCGCTAAATTCGATAACCGCTTTCGAGTAATCCAAGTCTTCAAAGTTGCTCTTTGCCTTTGCCAGCGACAGATTAAAATCTTCGTGATTTTGCTCTTGAATATCGAGGGTACTTAGTCTTGCCCCAACATCCGTGCGCGCCTTGTTGAGGTGAATGAACGCCGCCTGAAATTCTTCAGTCATTTGGTGTAGTTTTGCTGTAGCAGATGTATCCGAGACCGATTCGTCAGACCATGACATGGCTTGCTTAAAGGTGTCGAAAATGCTGAAAGCCTCGCGCTTTTCAATACCAATGCTATCGCCGGGTGTAATCTGCCCTTTTACCTGCAGTTTTAACCCTTTGTACTCAATGCCTTTCTCTGGAGAGAATTCATCTGCTTTCACTACGCTGCCATTACGCTCCAACTGATAGCCAAACTTGCCGTTATTCATATCGACAAAGGTCACGCGGTAAGAGGCGGTGTCTTCTGGATCAACGTTAGTCGCTTTGCCTAACAATAACTCTGAGCCGCTCTGTAACTCGTAATCTGGCTGGTAATCACCAAACGGATTGGGGATTTCCATAAACAATTTACTGCCCGGATCGTTCATTGGCATGTCTAGCATGCTGGATACTTTCATCTTGCGCTGATAGTCGTCACCCGCGTACTGCACACTGCCATCTTTATCTCGATAAAAAGGCTGGCTTTTCGACTTAGTTCCCGCAAAGACATAGTTTCCCGACTCATCTTGAGCATTCACTAAGCTAAGGAAATTATTAGCTATTTCTTCCAGTTCACGCTTTTTAGCCTGTCGGTCTTCGACAGAAAGCGCACCGTTAATCATTTCCATTGAGAGACGTTTTGATTCATCAGCGAAACTCTCTGCGTTAGCGATATTCACTTCATGGTTTTCTAAACGGTTACGTACCAAAACAATCGAACTTAAATACTGCTGTAACTGCTCTTGTTGCTGACCAATATTCTGAACGTAATGCGCAGCCAAAGGATCATCACTTGGCTTTAGCAATTTCTTACCCGATGCAAGTTGTTCCTGATTGTGATAAACCTTGTTTTCTTGGCGGCGCAAGTCATTTTGTACGGACTGATAGTTATGGAAACTAGAAATTCGGGTTAACACTTATTTCTCCTCCTTACCTCAGTTGTAAAATGGTGTTGAAGGTATCATTCGCCGCCTGCATCACGCGTGACGAAGCCATATAAGCCTGTTGAAATTTCATCATATTGGCGGCTTCTTCATCTAGATTGACGCCGGAAATAGACGCCACACGCTCCTGTGCGGATTCGTGCTCCAAACGAGCAACGGACGCCAAACGGTTAGCCGTTGCCGATTTCAACCCCACCTCAGTATTTAGGTTGTGGTAAACATCGATCAAAGTGCTCGACTTGCCATCCATCATTTTGTTGGTCTGCAACTGCTGCAGTTTTCTCAAGTTACCATTACCTCCTGGCGAGGGTACCAAGTTGGCGGTAAATTTGTCGTTCAGCAGCGCACCTTCTGTGAGTTCAAAAATCGTCGCCTCGCCATTCTTATACAGAGGGTGTTTCTTCGGCACTGAAATTTCAATGATTGGATTATCTTTATCCAGCGGATAGTCGTACTCATCGGACAACAAGTTGCCTTTGTTGTCGGTAATCTTTAGCCACGATTTGTCATGATTTTCATCCGCAGGCTGCACCGTCACTTCAAACTCTCTGACATCACCGGCTTCATTAATTTTGAATTTTGCGCTGCCTTGAGCAAACGTGGTTGACGCTTCATAGCTTTGCGCCGCAATGGATTTTGCGTCGTTAGTTTCCATTTTTATGATAGCGGCACCACTGCGAGTGGGACGCAATAGAACTCGTTCTCCGGCGGTAAGGCCTTCACCAATTTGTACTCTCATACCATCCAACACAAAAGAAGAATCTGACCGATCAATATCTAACTGGACCTGTTCGTCTTTCGGGGTCGTGATACTGTACTGATCGCCATCATAGCGCAGCACGTACTCTCCACCTTTGAGAGCCGAGATATCATCCACATAAACGGCCACTTCTGCCTGAGAATCAGGCGCGGCAGACACGCGTGACTGAGCAACACGTTCCGAGTTGATATCAGTAAATACCTCTTTACCGATTTTACCGTTTAGGTCCAAACCTTGGGATTGCAACTGATTCACTTTGTATGAGAACCCTGTGGCCAGTCTCCCCATCTCATCAAGTAACTGTGGTATGTGCTGGTCACGCATATTGAGCAAAGCACCAATTTTACCGTCGATATCATCCGATTGAATCGCCTTGATGCCATCCCCTTCTACCATGGCTAAACGTCGCTGGAGAACATCTGGATACCCATCAATCATTTTTAACTGACTGGCTTCGGTGCCAGACACTAAGGTGTGGCCATTTCCAATGTGAACGTTAAACCCTTCCGCGTTTTTGCGAGGGGTAACCGTTACCTTGGTGTATTCAGACAGTTCCTTAATCAGCTTCTCATGTTGGTCCATCAGATCATTGTGAGGCCCCGGAGTACGCCCCATTAAACGGTGAGTATCGCGGATTTCTAACGCGATCTGGTTAATGCGATCAATCCCCATATCCAGTTTTTTATTGGTCACATCAGACTGTAATCGCACCGTTTCATGGAAATCATTCAATGTGTCAGAAAAGATTTTTGATTTCTCAAGCACCACTTTGCGCGCACCCAAATCATTCGGGGAATCGGACATGGTTTTAACCGCATCAAACCATTCATTTAAGTTTTCAGGAATTTTCTTCGAGGCTACTGAGCTCAACATGCCTGACAACATGTCGAGATTATCTTGGGTATCTGTTTTGTTGGCATTGTTGGTCGACGCCAAGTTGAGTTCATTAACGGCAAACTGATCCCACGAGCGGCGAACATTTTCCACATGCACGCCCATGCCGTAAGTTGAACCACCAAACTGGCGTGGATCATTAGTGCCTTGAATCACTGACTGACGGCTGTAACCTTCTGTATTAGCATTAGAAATGTTATGACCAGTAGTATTCAATTGTCTCTGAGCGGTAAGCACACTTTGAGTACCTACATTCAGAAGATCTGACGCCATACATGCCCCCAAAAACGAAAAAATCGGTAAAAACCCGATCACCTACACAAATAAAAGCAAAAGGCATGCCAAGCTGAAATGTAAATAGAAACAGGTGATAAAATAAAGGCTTGCACCATGGCAAGCCTCAACAAATGAGTTAAAAACGCAGGGAGCTACATGCTTTCTATTTTCCGCTGCACTTGTAGAACTTTATCCGCGTAGTTAGGGTCAGTAGCATACCCTGCGTGTTGAATGCCACGAATGAACGACTCGGAATCACCACGCTGTTGCAGCGCAACCTCATAACGCGGGTTATCATTTAAGAAACGAACATAATCATTGAAGCTGTCTTGGTAACTTGAGTATGAACGAAACGCTGCCGTCTCTTTAACAGGCAGTTTGTCATGAAACTCTAAGGTTTGAGTGGTGACTTTATTGCCCTGCCAACTACGATCGGCTTTGATGTTAAACAGATTGTTGCTGCTGCCATGGGCGTTCTTAACCACTTTCTGTCCCCAGCCCGTTTCCAACGCTGCTTGAGCAAGAAGTAGCGATGGCTCAACCCCTAATGCTTTAGCTGCCTTTCGAGCATAAGGCGTCATTGACGTGACAAACGATTCAGGAGAATCAAAGCGAGCCAGTGTGCTGTCTGGTCGAGAAAGTTCACCCGATTCAATCAAACGCTGCTCTATTTCACGTGCTTTTTGTGGGTCAACACGGCGATATTCCACGGCATTGCTTGCCGCATCACGCACAGCGGTTTCACTCTTATCGTCGCCCTGTCCTACTGTCAGCTGAGCGACAATCATATCTGCGAGCCCCATTGAACCCGAAGCACTCAGTTCACTTGCCATCTGCTCGTCCAACATCTGTCGGTAAAACTTTTCGTTCTGACTGTTCATGAAGTTCGACTCGAAACCTTCGTTTGCTTCACGCATCGACTTGAGCATCATTGAGGTAAAAATGGATTCGAACTGACGCGCTGCTGCACGCAAGGCTTCGTGCTCACCATCTTTGCCCTCTTTGACCGCTTTTTGTCTTAGAGTATCGAGCGAGCTGATGTCGTGGATAAAGCCGATATCGTTAGGATTCTTAATCATTGCCGCCTCCTAACGACTTAGATGATGATCAACTGGCCTTCAATCGCACCAGCTTGCTTTAATGCCTGTAAAATAGCCATCAAGTCTGAAGGCGCTGCGCCGACTTCATTGACTGCACGAACTAAATCGTCCAACGTCAGACCCGGCTCAAACTTGAACATCTTGCCCTGCTCTTCGTTCACTTCAATATCAGAATCCGGAACGACAACCGTCTGGCCGCCCGAGAAAGCATTTGGCTGGCTCACACTGAGGTTTTCTTTGATGGAAACCGTCATACCACCATGCGTTACAGCTGCTGGCTTAAGGCGCACATGCTTGCCGACAACGATGGTGCCCGTACGGGAATTTACGATGATTTTTGCGGCACTATCCGCTGGGTCGAATTCCAGATTTTCAATCGCAGACAGAAACGCCACACGCTGGCTCACGTCACGTGGCGCGCGCACACGAACGGATGTCGCATCGACCGGACTCGCCATTTGTGGCCCTAGGAAATTATTAACCGCATCGGCCATACGTTGCGCCGTGGTGAAATCAGACTCTAACAAGTTGAAAGTGATGTAGTCGCCACGGCCAAATGGGTTAGGAATTTCACGCTCTACCGTCGCACCACTAGAGATAAGGCCGACGGTTGGGTTATTGCCCACAATCTTTGATCCATCGGCACCTTCCGCACTGAAGCCACTGACGACCAGATTACCTTGTGCAACGGCATACACCTGGCCATCTAAACCTTTTAAGAAGGTTTGAAGTAAAGTGCCACCACGCAGACTTTTTGCGCTACCGATAGATGACACCGTGACATCGACTTGCTGGCCTGGCTTAGAAAAAGGCGGCAATGTTGCCGTTACCATCACAGCGGCAACGTTTTTGATTTTTGGCTTGGTACCCGGCGGCATTTGAATGCCGAAGTTTTGCAGCATGGCCGCGAAGCTTTGTTCCGTAAACGGGTTAGACTCCCCAGTACCCGGCAAACCTGAAACTAAACCATAACCTACAAGTTGGTTGCTACGAACCCCTGCCACTTGCGCGACGTCTTTAATACGTGCGGCTTGAGCAGCAGTTGAAAACAGCGTAGCGCTCAGTAGGAGTAAAAAGATTTTTTTCATGCTTACCTATCTCTCGCAATTAAATTGCCGCAGTACGGCACCTTAAAGCGCTACATTAAAGAATCGTGCCAAGAAGCCAGGCTCTTGCATATCTTGTTGCAATCCGGTGCCTGAATACTGAATGCGGGCATTCGATACCCGGTTGGAAGCAATCGTATTGTCAAAATTAATGTCGTCAGGGCGAATCGTACCACTTAAACGAATGTACTCATCGCCCGTATTCAGGGTCATCCACTTCTCGCCACGGATAACCAGGTTGCCGTTAGCCAGCACTTCAATCACTTCGACAGTAATGTAACCACTAATGCTGTTACTTTGTTTCGCTGAAGAATCACCCACAAAGCTGTTACTGCTGTTCAAGTCATAAGAAAAGTTGTAATTGCCGCCGATTTGCAGCTCTTGACCACCGACTGATAACGGGTCCATGGTCGAATCATTACTTTTGGATAAATCCGCATTAGCACTCTTAGTCGCGCTCGTGGTTTCATCTAACGTGACAGTGATGATGTCACCAATACCACGAGGTTTGGAGTCGTCATAAAGATCGGTAATGTGCTCGGGACTGAATAATGACCCTGTTGCCGCAGCATAGTGTTCCGGTTTTTGTTTTGGATGGATTGGAGCCCACGCTGGATCGCCAGCCACCGGATCAGTTCTGCCACGTAAAGTGTCCACAATGCCGCTGCTGTCTTCTGATTTATCGCCTTCAACCGCGTCAACCACCGTCGTTGCTTGAGAGACTTCATCGGTTTCAATTGGCTCTAACATGGCACAACCAGACATGGTGCTGATAAGTGCAAGCAGGTAAATACGTTTCATCATAAACTCCTTAGTTCCCCAGCTCAGCCGTTACAACTGCTGGTTAACGAAGCTCATCATCTTATCGACGGATGAAATCACTTTAGAGTTCATTTCATACACACGCTGCGCTTCGATCATATTGACCAACTCTTCGGTCACGTTAACGTTCGACGCTTCCAGCATAGATTGGCGAATTTCCCCCAAGCCATCCAGCCCTGGTACCCCTTCTTGTGGGTCACCACTCGCGCCAGTCGGCAAATAAAGGTTCTGACCAATTGGCTCTAAACCTCCTGGGTTAACGAAATCGGTAATGGTGAGCTGACCGACGACTTGGTTGTCTTGCTGACCACGAACACGAACTGACACTTCACCGTCCGTACCCACAGTGATTGAGATCGCGTCTTCAGGAATGACAATTTCTGGTTCTACCGGGTAGCCAGAGCCTGACGTCACTAGCGTACCTTCACCATTGAGCGTGAATTGACCATTACGCGTATAACCGATGTTGCCATCCGGCAAAGTCACCTGAAAGAAACCATCGCCTTCCACCATCATATCCAGCGCATTCGTGGTCGTTTGTGCGTTACCGTGAGTGTGCACTTTTTGCGTGGCAACCACTTTAGAACCCGCACCTAACATCAAACCACTTGGTAATTCTGTGTTCTGAGAAGACTGACCGCCTGGCTGGTTAATGTTCTGATAAAACAAGTCTTCGAATACGGCACGGCTCTTTTTGTAGCCAACCGTTGAGGCGTTCGCCAGGTTGTTTGAAATCGTTGCGATGTTGGTTTGTTGGGCGTCTAAACCAGTTTTACTAACCCATAGTGCTGGATGCATTGTGAACCTCTAACTCTGTTAACTCATACGAAGCAGTGAATCTGAAGACTTGTCCATCTCTTCAGCGGTGCTCATCATCTTGACTTGCATTTCAAACTGACGCTGAAGGTCAATTAATGCCGTCATTTCTCCCACGGCATTGACGTTACTCCCTTCAATAGCACCGGTTTGGATGCCGATGGTTGCGTCTGCTTCGTAAGGCTGGTTTAGAGTTTTATGACGAAATAAGCCATTGGTGTCTTTAAATAAATTCCGATCGTCAGTTTTCACAAGTTTGATACGATCAACCACTTGTAATTCTTCTGCTGGAGCACCTTGCGGAAGTACAGAGATGGTGCCATCACGACCAATTTCAATTTTAGAGAGAGGGATAGGTAAAGTAATCGGGGCGTCATTCTCACCCAATACGACATGGCCACTCGCATTAGTCAGTAAGCCATTTTGATCGACTTTTAAGTTGCCGTTACGGGTCAACCCTTCTTTGCCAGTGTGGTCTAAGACAGACAACCAACCGCTGCCTTCGATAGTAATGTCTAAATCGCGGCCAGTGGTGATCACACTGCCTTGAGCAAAGTTATGTCCCGGACGCTCAGTCATGCTAAACACACGTGAAGGGAGCCCTTCTCCATACGCTTGCATCGAACGAGCCTGTGCCAAATCCGCACGAAAACCCGTGGTGCTCACGTTGGCCAGGTTGTTGGCACGCAATTGCAGAGCCTGCATGTTTTGCTTGGCGCCGCTCATTGCGAGAAACAGTGCACGATCCATAAATTACTCCCTAAAGTCCTCTGTACTTGAGAGTAAAAGCAATACTTATGCCAAAATAAAATACACTTAATATTCAATGACTTGATTTAAAATCAAATCAGATAAAGGAAAGTTTTCTAGGATAAATCCGGAAAGAGGCAAATTTTTGATCCTCTGAGCGGCAATGGCGGCAAAGAAGAGATCAAGTGAGCCGCCAAGCAGCGTCACTTGATAAAGCAGATTATTGGGCTATCGGACTAGCGGATCTGCAGAATATTTTGTTGTAGCTGGTTGTGCACTTCCAGAGAGCGCGAGTTAGCCTGGAAGTTACGCTGAGCCGAAATCAGATCCACCAGCTCCTGAGTCATGTCGATATTAGACTGCTCCAGTACACCGTTGTTGAGGGAACCAAACGAACCTTTATTGGATTCACCCCAGATTTTATCACCAGAAAACTGAGTTGAGTCCCACTGAGTACCGCCTTTCTTATCCAGACCTTGCTCGTTAGGAACACGAACTAGTGCAACACGGCCCAAGGTGACGTTTTCACCGTTTGAATATGTGCCTAAAACGCTGCCGTTTTCATCGAAGTCAACTTTAGTCAGGAAGCCCGTGGTTGCACCATCTTCATCAAACTTAGTCAGCTCAAACGGCGCTGCAAACTGAGTTGATGAGCCCAAACCAAAGTTCAGAGTTTGCATCGGATCCGCGCCGTTGAGGTTAATGCCCGCATTTCCTTCTGAGGCAGCACTTTCACCAGCCGACGCTTCACCTTCACTAGTCGATGCTTCGCCTTCACCAACCGACGTATCAACTTCACCAGCCGACGCACCTAACGCCACAGACGTAATCGGCTTGCCGCCATTCAAGCTCGCCAAAGTACCATCATTGTTGAACTTCATCGTGTGACCAACATGGCCTGTTGCCGTTTTTGCATCACCTTGAGCGATATTAACCGGCTTCTCACCATCTTTGTCTGTCACTGTATAGTAGGCATTCCAGGTATTCGGCTGATTCTTATCTTTCAGATAGTAAGTGGTTAACTTATAAGACTGCCCCATTGAGTCATAAATGGTTGAAGACGTGGAGCGGTTGTAAGTATCCGGATCGGAAAAATCAAACTGCTGTGGATCTTTCACATCACCATTAGCAGGTAAGTTTACGCCCACTTCAATGTTCGCCGTTTGTTTTGGCTTACCAAACTCGGCTGGAATATTGATTGGCTGTGGCTCGTAGGATGATACTTCACCAGATTCTGGGTTGACCTGATAACCGAGCAGGAACTCATCGTTCGCCGTTACCATGTAGTTGTCTCGGTTCAGATGGAACGCACCGTTACGTGTCATTTCATTTTGCTGCGGCACCAGACGATCTTTCGCCACCGCGAAGAAGCCCGTTCCTGAGACACGTAAATCCATCGGGTTATTGGTGTATACACTTGACCCTTCATGGAACTGCTGTGCCACCTGGCTGGCTTGTGCACCGCCCCCTGGTGCGGTTTTGGCGTTGGTGAACAAAGAATTTGAGTAGACATCTGCGAACTCTGCACGAGACTCTTTAAAGCCATAGGTATTGGCGTTCGCAATGTTATTACTGGTGGTATTTAAATCCAATTGAGCGGCGGACAAACCGCTTAAAGATACATATGACATTCCAAAGTCTCCTGATCTCGCGTGTTATGCGTTACGCTTTGCCGACTTCCAATACTTCTGCAAGTCGAACTGGCGATTCAAAACCCGCCAGATTGAGTAATACGTTTCCGTCACCCTTACCGAGTAATACACTGTTAACGTTGGCATAAGTGGAGACAGGGAACTCTTGCGATGCCCCATCAACTAGACCAGACGCTTTCACTTTGTATTTGCCAGCAGGCAATGGATTCCCGCTTTCATCATTACCGTCCCAAAGTACACGTGTGTCACCGGCTGGTTTCGCCCCTACCTCAAAAGTACGAACCAATTGGCCTGCTTCGTCTTCGACACGAACAAATAAATTGTCGATAGATTGCGAAAGCTTAACCATGGCTGCCATTGGTGCCTCATCTTGCTTCACACCCGCAGCGCCTGGGACCAACACATCGCGCCCAACCAGAGAGGAGGCTTGTAATGCTTGGTTCGATGTCATGGACGAGTTCAGACTCTCAAACTGAGTGTTCATCTTGCCGATGCCATCCACGGTCGCAAATGACGCCATTTGCGCAATCATCTGGTCATTACCGACTGGCTTAAAAGGGTCCTGCTGAGATAATTGCTTGGTGAGCAAAGATAGGAAGTCTTCCTGTTTCAGTTCCTGCTTACCTGTGCTCTCTTCGGTTTTTTTGTTCTCTTGTAGGCTTTTAAGCTGGTCGATATAGGACAAGCCGCTTTGACCAACGTTATTAATTCCGGCCATACGCTACCTCCCTATTCTTATTGACCCATCTGCAGCGTACGCAGCAGCATTTGTTTACTTGAGTCAGCCACTTGCACATTAGTTTGGTATGCGCGAGAAGCCGAAATCATGTTTGCCATCTCTTCCATTACATTCACGTTTGGCTTGTAGATGTAGCCTTCTTCGTTTGCAAGGGGATGATCAGGGTTGTATTCCGCATTTAGCGGTTTATCACTTTCTACAATTCCCAACACTTTCACGGGCACCGTATTACCGCCACGCATGGCGTTACTTAACTCAGCACCAAACACAGCATGACGCGCTTTATAGGTGTCTTTCGCAGAACTGCTGACACTGTCGGCATTCGCTAGGTTGCTTGAGGTAGTATTCAGACGAACAGACTCAGCGCTCATTGCGGAACCTGTCACATTGAAAACGTTAAATAAGCTCATCTAAATTAATCCCCTTTGATTGCCTTGGTTAAGTTCTTGAATTTACCACCTAGAAAGTCAAGTGATGCCTGGTGTCTGATTTGGTTCTGCATAAACAAGTTACGTTCTAAATCCAAATCTACCGTGTTGCCATCACCCGTATCAGGTTGGGTAGGAAGACGATACAGCTTGTCCCCTGTCAACGTTGTAGTGGCAGGAATATGCCGACCATCGGTTCGATTAAGACTAATACTTGCCCCCGATGTTGCCGCTTGTAACTCCTTCGCAAAGTCTAAACCTCTTGCTTTGTAACCAGGTGTATTTGCTTGCGCGATGTTGGTGGAGATCACCTCAGCATTGCGCTCACGTACGCCCACCGTGTGTTGGTGGATGCCTAGTGCATTGTCAAAAGATATAGCCATGTTTGCCTCTACAATTAAGAACTGACCGGTATAAGTAACAAAAAGCAATTACTGTGCCAAAAGCTAATTCAAGTTTACGGCGAGAAATTATCGATACTTTGGATAGCAATAGGTAAGCCAAGGAGATTGATGGAATGTCAGAGTCAACCCACTCGGCTTAAGCGTAAAGATACCTTTGTTTGAGGGAGTAGGCAAAAATGAAGGGGAAGATAAGAGTCTAGGGCCTCGTCATTCCGAGGAGCCGTAGCGACATCAGGAATCTACTAACAGCAAGTACTTAAACCAAAGCAAGCACCTTTAATAACAACAAACTCGGACAGTAGATCCTGAATCACGCTTCTTCGTCGCTGTTCAGGATGACGGGATAGTTTAAACATGCCGTTCGTGGTTAAGCGAGCGGCATCGTAAGTGAGACTAAGCTTAAGATCCGGTTTATCAACGAATAGAAACGCTACTTCAATTTATAAATAATACCCGGATTACAACGCACCATTTCAAAACGATCCGTCAGCCCGGTTAACGACTCAGACGCCCCCAGCAGTAGATAACCACCCGGATTGAGCTGATTTGCCATTTGATTGAGTACTTTGGCTTTCATCTCAGGCGAGAAGTAAATCAGTACATTTCGGCAAAAGATAATATCAAACTTGCCCACCAGCGCGTAACTGTCGAGCAAGTTTTGCGGGCGAAAGTTGACCAGACGCTTTACATTTTCTTTCACTTTCATGCGTCCATCACCATTCTCTTCGAAGAAGGTACGGCGACGTTCAGGAGACAGACCACGCCCCAATGCTAAGTTGTCATACACGCCAGCGCGACACATCTCCAGCATACTGGTCGAAATGTCGGTCGCGGTGATAGAAATACTTGGCAATAATCCTGGTTTACGCTGCTGCGTTTCCAAAATCGTCATTGCGATGGAGTACGGCTCCTGACCCGATGAACTGGCGGCTGACCAGATTTTAATTGGCCGTTTGTTTGCCGCGAGTTCCGGCAATAATTTCTCCGCTAA is drawn from uncultured Vibrio sp. and contains these coding sequences:
- a CDS encoding flagellin, whose protein sequence is MAVTVSTNVSAMTAQRYLNKATDELNTSMERLSSGHKINSAKDDAAGLQISNRLTAQSRGLDVAMRNANDGISIAQTAEGAMNEATSVMQRMRDLAIQSSNGTNSPAERQAINEESSALIDELNRIAETTSFGGRRLLNGSFGEAAFQIGASSGEAMIMGLTSIRADDTRMGGVTFFSEAGKGKDWSVDPTKADLNITLPGMGKDENGNVDDLDISITAKAGDDIEEFATYINGQSDMINASVSEDGKLQIFVAHPNVQGDISISGGLASELGLNSEPVRTSVQDIDMTSVQGSQNAISVLDSALKYVDSQRADLGAKQNRLSHSINNLANIQENVDASNSRIKDTDFAKETTQMTKAQILQQAGTSILAQAKQLPNSAMSLLQ
- the flgL gene encoding flagellar hook-associated protein FlgL is translated as MLTRISSFHNYQSVQNDLRRQENKVYHNQEQLASGKKLLKPSDDPLAAHYVQNIGQQQEQLQQYLSSIVLVRNRLENHEVNIANAESFADESKRLSMEMINGALSVEDRQAKKRELEEIANNFLSLVNAQDESGNYVFAGTKSKSQPFYRDKDGSVQYAGDDYQRKMKVSSMLDMPMNDPGSKLFMEIPNPFGDYQPDYELQSGSELLLGKATNVDPEDTASYRVTFVDMNNGKFGYQLERNGSVVKADEFSPEKGIEYKGLKLQVKGQITPGDSIGIEKREAFSIFDTFKQAMSWSDESVSDTSATAKLHQMTEEFQAAFIHLNKARTDVGARLSTLDIQEQNHEDFNLSLAKAKSNFEDLDYSKAVIEFSENSRALQASQQAFGKTKDLTLFNYI
- the flgK gene encoding flagellar hook-associated protein FlgK; the protein is MASDLLNVGTQSVLTAQRQLNTTGHNISNANTEGYSRQSVIQGTNDPRQFGGSTYGMGVHVENVRRSWDQFAVNELNLASTNNANKTDTQDNLDMLSGMLSSVASKKIPENLNEWFDAVKTMSDSPNDLGARKVVLEKSKIFSDTLNDFHETVRLQSDVTNKKLDMGIDRINQIALEIRDTHRLMGRTPGPHNDLMDQHEKLIKELSEYTKVTVTPRKNAEGFNVHIGNGHTLVSGTEASQLKMIDGYPDVLQRRLAMVEGDGIKAIQSDDIDGKIGALLNMRDQHIPQLLDEMGRLATGFSYKVNQLQSQGLDLNGKIGKEVFTDINSERVAQSRVSAAPDSQAEVAVYVDDISALKGGEYVLRYDGDQYSITTPKDEQVQLDIDRSDSSFVLDGMRVQIGEGLTAGERVLLRPTRSGAAIIKMETNDAKSIAAQSYEASTTFAQGSAKFKINEAGDVREFEVTVQPADENHDKSWLKITDNKGNLLSDEYDYPLDKDNPIIEISVPKKHPLYKNGEATIFELTEGALLNDKFTANLVPSPGGNGNLRKLQQLQTNKMMDGKSSTLIDVYHNLNTEVGLKSATANRLASVARLEHESAQERVASISGVNLDEEAANMMKFQQAYMASSRVMQAANDTFNTILQLR
- the flgJ gene encoding flagellar assembly peptidoglycan hydrolase FlgJ — encoded protein: MIKNPNDIGFIHDISSLDTLRQKAVKEGKDGEHEALRAAARQFESIFTSMMLKSMREANEGFESNFMNSQNEKFYRQMLDEQMASELSASGSMGLADMIVAQLTVGQGDDKSETAVRDAASNAVEYRRVDPQKAREIEQRLIESGELSRPDSTLARFDSPESFVTSMTPYARKAAKALGVEPSLLLAQAALETGWGQKVVKNAHGSSNNLFNIKADRSWQGNKVTTQTLEFHDKLPVKETAAFRSYSSYQDSFNDYVRFLNDNPRYEVALQQRGDSESFIRGIQHAGYATDPNYADKVLQVQRKIESM
- a CDS encoding flagellar basal body P-ring protein FlgI, whose protein sequence is MKKIFLLLLSATLFSTAAQAARIKDVAQVAGVRSNQLVGYGLVSGLPGTGESNPFTEQSFAAMLQNFGIQMPPGTKPKIKNVAAVMVTATLPPFSKPGQQVDVTVSSIGSAKSLRGGTLLQTFLKGLDGQVYAVAQGNLVVSGFSAEGADGSKIVGNNPTVGLISSGATVEREIPNPFGRGDYITFNLLESDFTTAQRMADAVNNFLGPQMASPVDATSVRVRAPRDVSQRVAFLSAIENLEFDPADSAAKIIVNSRTGTIVVGKHVRLKPAAVTHGGMTVSIKENLSVSQPNAFSGGQTVVVPDSDIEVNEEQGKMFKFEPGLTLDDLVRAVNEVGAAPSDLMAILQALKQAGAIEGQLIII
- the flgH gene encoding flagellar basal body L-ring protein FlgH, whose product is MKRIYLLALISTMSGCAMLEPIETDEVSQATTVVDAVEGDKSEDSSGIVDTLRGRTDPVAGDPAWAPIHPKQKPEHYAAATGSLFSPEHITDLYDDSKPRGIGDIITVTLDETTSATKSANADLSKSNDSTMDPLSVGGQELQIGGNYNFSYDLNSSNSFVGDSSAKQSNSISGYITVEVIEVLANGNLVIRGEKWMTLNTGDEYIRLSGTIRPDDINFDNTIASNRVSNARIQYSGTGLQQDMQEPGFLARFFNVAL
- the flgG gene encoding flagellar basal-body rod protein FlgG, producing the protein MHPALWVSKTGLDAQQTNIATISNNLANASTVGYKKSRAVFEDLFYQNINQPGGQSSQNTELPSGLMLGAGSKVVATQKVHTHGNAQTTTNALDMMVEGDGFFQVTLPDGNIGYTRNGQFTLNGEGTLVTSGSGYPVEPEIVIPEDAISITVGTDGEVSVRVRGQQDNQVVGQLTITDFVNPGGLEPIGQNLYLPTGASGDPQEGVPGLDGLGEIRQSMLEASNVNVTEELVNMIEAQRVYEMNSKVISSVDKMMSFVNQQL